The proteins below are encoded in one region of Effusibacillus dendaii:
- a CDS encoding alpha/beta-type small acid-soluble spore protein, protein MARRNLLVVRAANQALNQMRYEVAEELGISTPADDYWGTMTTRDTGAIGGHITRKLVAFAQQQLVGLNPQSAAVQANTEETVITE, encoded by the coding sequence ATGGCACGCAGGAATCTTCTCGTCGTAAGAGCAGCGAACCAGGCATTGAATCAAATGCGGTATGAAGTGGCGGAAGAGTTGGGAATCAGTACTCCGGCTGACGATTATTGGGGGACGATGACCACCCGTGATACGGGCGCCATTGGAGGACACATTACCCGGAAGTTGGTAGCTTTTGCTCAACAGCAATTGGTGGGTCTAAATCCACAGTCGGCTGCCGTACAGGCAAATACAGAGGAGACGGTTATAACTGAATAA
- a CDS encoding glycosyltransferase codes for MDRILVISYFAPPVLSAESILVGKLLPELAKRYQIDLVAVGDDPDFRKDETMGQWMDVENLTVHRYHNPKPVNKIVRRLYQKGSSMFQDMNDRWLRQVLLHYKPQGPFQLIYSRSMPGISHLVAYEFKQRLGIPWVAQFSDPWAHNPYNRYPLPVMHQVEERNEAKVIRAADRFVFPTDEIRRLVASSYPDEDVTDRSIVLPHCFDERLYGPSEGESPAAGSHDNRIVLSYIGDFYGLRSPEPILKALALLNEQHPQTAAKIHLQIVGNVESTFVPLLSKYGDMLKTTIERTGQVSYLESLQKMKQSDILLLIDAPSDENIFLPSKLIDYFGARKPILGITAEKGTTANLLREQSFPVIDPRDPERIAAELLAMAERLDLFQQKAETNDLRMFEVKTVADQLSKLFEQLGQE; via the coding sequence ATGGATCGAATTTTGGTAATTTCTTATTTCGCGCCCCCCGTGTTGTCTGCCGAATCAATCCTGGTCGGGAAACTGCTGCCTGAGCTGGCCAAGCGGTACCAGATCGATTTGGTGGCGGTGGGCGACGATCCCGATTTTCGCAAAGACGAGACAATGGGCCAATGGATGGATGTCGAGAACCTGACGGTGCACCGTTACCACAATCCGAAACCGGTCAACAAAATCGTGCGGCGGCTCTACCAGAAAGGTTCTTCCATGTTTCAGGATATGAACGACAGATGGCTGCGTCAGGTGCTGCTTCATTACAAGCCGCAAGGGCCGTTTCAATTGATTTATTCACGTTCGATGCCGGGCATCAGTCATCTGGTGGCTTACGAGTTTAAACAGAGGCTCGGGATTCCCTGGGTAGCGCAGTTCAGTGATCCGTGGGCGCACAATCCTTACAACCGATATCCGCTGCCTGTCATGCACCAGGTGGAAGAGCGCAATGAAGCAAAAGTGATTCGGGCGGCTGACCGTTTTGTGTTTCCGACGGACGAGATTCGCCGATTGGTGGCATCTTCCTATCCGGATGAAGATGTGACAGACCGGTCGATTGTACTGCCGCATTGCTTCGATGAACGGCTGTACGGGCCATCGGAAGGGGAATCACCGGCTGCCGGCTCTCACGATAACCGAATCGTATTGTCCTATATCGGCGACTTTTACGGATTGCGTTCACCGGAACCGATCCTGAAAGCGCTGGCTTTGTTAAACGAACAGCATCCGCAGACAGCGGCGAAAATTCATTTGCAGATCGTCGGCAACGTGGAATCGACATTTGTTCCCCTGCTTTCCAAATACGGAGACATGTTGAAAACCACAATCGAACGAACCGGCCAAGTCTCTTATCTGGAAAGTCTGCAGAAGATGAAACAGAGCGATATTTTACTGCTGATCGACGCGCCAAGCGATGAAAATATATTTCTGCCTTCCAAGCTGATTGATTATTTTGGCGCCAGAAAACCGATTCTGGGAATAACGGCGGAAAAAGGAACAACGGCAAACCTTTTGCGGGAACAGTCTTTCCCAGTCATTGACCCGCGCGATCCTGAGCGGATTGCAGCGGAACTTTTGGCGATGGCGGAACGATTGGATCTGTTTCAGCAGAAGGCGGAAACGAACGATCTGCGGATGTTTGAAGTAAAGACGGTGGCAGATCAGCTAAGCAAACTGTTTGAACAGTTGGGACAAGAGTAA
- a CDS encoding mismatch-specific DNA-glycosylase yields the protein MRDVNKRHRAGWRCCEADSGSYQRGLLILFVGYNPSLRSSETGHHYANPRNRFYTVLYQAGLTPRKYRAEEDACLYELGYGFTNIVARPTRAAEEITKREYEEGRQTLREKITRYKPKVVCFVGKGVYLQYTGLKKAAWGVQSPSQVEGVIDFVAPSTSGLVRMKLADVVAIFTDLKELAYSIPK from the coding sequence ATGCGGGATGTGAACAAAAGACACAGAGCGGGGTGGCGTTGTTGTGAGGCCGATTCCGGATCATATCAGAGAGGGCTGCTGATTTTGTTTGTCGGGTACAATCCAAGCCTGCGGTCGAGCGAGACGGGACATCATTATGCCAACCCGAGAAACCGGTTTTATACGGTACTTTATCAGGCCGGTTTAACGCCGCGCAAATATCGGGCGGAAGAGGATGCCTGTCTGTATGAACTCGGTTACGGGTTTACCAATATTGTCGCACGGCCGACTCGAGCGGCGGAAGAAATTACAAAGCGGGAATATGAGGAAGGGCGCCAAACGCTTCGGGAAAAAATAACTCGTTACAAGCCGAAAGTGGTTTGCTTCGTCGGGAAGGGAGTATACCTCCAATATACGGGCTTGAAAAAGGCCGCTTGGGGCGTGCAGTCACCCTCGCAAGTAGAAGGAGTCATTGATTTTGTAGCCCCCTCTACCAGCGGATTGGTTCGTATGAAATTGGCTGACGTGGTGGCAATTTTTACAGATTTGAAGGAACTGGCTTACTCGATCCCGAAGTAA
- the bioF gene encoding 8-amino-7-oxononanoate synthase, whose amino-acid sequence METIQAERYAEQLSAELNEIQRKGLYRQLRRMDSASSRTVTVEGKPLLMFASNNYLGLSDDPRMIEASVIALRTFGTGSSGSRLTTGNFILHEQLEKQIAGFKNQQAAIVFNTGYMANLAALTALAGESDIIFSDEWNHASIIDGCRLSRAQTVVYRHADMADLQSKLANSSRYRRRLIVTDGVFSMDGDIAPLPEIVRLAEQFDAWVMVDDAHATGVLGERGSGTADYFGLSKQVMIQMGTLSKSIAAEGGYIAGSAELIDLLRNRARPFIYSTALPPAVIAAASCALRIIESEPERRVHLCRLATRVRSGLEELGCRVMKGNTPIIPVLIGDAETAVRMAGELEREGVFAPAIRPPTVPSGSSRIRLTVMASHTDADVDCLLHAFAAAGRRVGLL is encoded by the coding sequence ATGGAGACGATACAGGCCGAACGTTATGCGGAACAATTGAGTGCGGAATTGAACGAGATACAGAGGAAAGGGTTGTATCGCCAACTGAGGCGAATGGACAGCGCATCGTCTCGAACGGTTACGGTGGAGGGCAAACCGCTTCTGATGTTTGCGTCCAACAACTACCTGGGTTTGAGCGATGATCCTCGTATGATTGAAGCATCCGTCATTGCCCTGCGTACATTTGGCACAGGGAGTTCCGGTTCCCGCTTAACGACAGGAAATTTTATATTGCATGAGCAGTTGGAAAAGCAAATTGCAGGTTTTAAAAATCAGCAGGCCGCGATCGTGTTCAACACTGGATACATGGCAAATCTGGCTGCATTGACGGCGCTTGCTGGTGAATCTGACATCATTTTCTCAGACGAATGGAACCATGCGAGCATCATTGATGGCTGCCGCCTGTCGCGAGCCCAAACGGTCGTGTACCGGCATGCCGATATGGCGGATCTGCAATCGAAACTTGCCAACAGCAGCCGTTATCGGCGCCGATTGATTGTGACAGACGGGGTTTTCTCAATGGATGGCGATATTGCGCCGCTTCCGGAAATTGTTCGCCTGGCGGAACAGTTTGATGCGTGGGTGATGGTGGATGATGCGCATGCAACCGGTGTATTAGGCGAAAGGGGAAGCGGGACAGCGGATTATTTCGGCCTTTCGAAGCAGGTAATGATTCAAATGGGAACACTCTCCAAATCGATTGCAGCGGAAGGCGGTTATATCGCCGGTTCAGCCGAGTTAATTGACTTGCTGCGCAACCGGGCGCGGCCGTTTATTTATTCCACCGCCCTGCCGCCTGCCGTAATCGCGGCCGCTTCGTGCGCATTGCGAATTATTGAATCGGAGCCGGAACGACGTGTACATCTCTGTCGACTGGCAACCCGGGTCCGGAGTGGGTTAGAGGAGCTCGGCTGTCGTGTAATGAAGGGAAACACACCGATTATTCCGGTTCTGATCGGAGACGCAGAAACTGCGGTTCGGATGGCGGGTGAATTGGAACGTGAGGGTGTGTTTGCTCCCGCGATTCGCCCGCCGACAGTTCCATCAGGCTCATCCCGCATTCGTTTGACTGTGATGGCTTCTCACACTGATGCGGATGTGGATTGTCTGCTGCATGCATTTGCAGCGGCAGGAAGGCGGGTGGGTCTGTTGTGA
- a CDS encoding Cof-type HAD-IIB family hydrolase, translating to MTRRRLIAIDLDGTMLTNEKKILDSTKTILKKVTDLGHEVVIATGRPPRSSRPYHEELGLTSLMINFNGALIHNPFTRKSEFHFPMDRQIALEILHQCQVFEVENVLVEVEDRYYAKKVDALLRFFGDGTPPTGLGEIETFLIDHPTSMMVHSSEEVITALRARINKQFHGMVAHRYWSAEPFHVIEITKAGISKATGLMTLASVLGFERQDVIAFGDEGNDLEMIKWAGVGVAMGNANPILKEVADQIADTNENDGIARMLEKLLLL from the coding sequence ATGACAAGGCGGCGTTTAATTGCCATCGATCTGGATGGAACGATGTTGACAAACGAAAAAAAGATTCTGGACAGTACCAAAACGATCCTGAAAAAAGTGACCGATCTGGGACACGAAGTGGTGATTGCGACCGGTCGTCCGCCCCGCAGCAGCCGTCCGTATCACGAGGAATTAGGGTTAACCAGCCTGATGATCAATTTTAACGGCGCGCTGATTCACAACCCGTTTACCCGCAAAAGTGAGTTTCATTTTCCGATGGATCGCCAGATTGCGCTGGAAATTCTGCACCAGTGTCAGGTTTTTGAAGTGGAAAATGTGTTGGTGGAAGTGGAGGATCGTTATTATGCGAAAAAAGTGGATGCGCTTCTCCGTTTTTTTGGAGACGGAACGCCGCCAACAGGATTGGGGGAGATTGAAACGTTTTTGATCGACCACCCGACCAGTATGATGGTCCACTCCAGCGAAGAAGTGATTACCGCTCTGCGTGCGAGGATAAACAAACAGTTCCACGGGATGGTGGCACACCGGTATTGGAGTGCCGAGCCTTTTCATGTGATTGAAATCACCAAGGCGGGCATTTCAAAAGCGACAGGGTTAATGACATTGGCATCTGTTCTTGGATTTGAACGTCAGGACGTCATTGCGTTTGGGGATGAAGGAAATGACCTGGAGATGATCAAATGGGCGGGGGTCGGCGTTGCCATGGGGAATGCCAACCCGATTTTGAAAGAGGTGGCCGATCAGATTGCAGACACGAATGAAAATGACGGGATCGCCAGGATGTTAGAAAAATTGCTGCTTTTGTAA
- a CDS encoding YktB family protein produces MFTGWKEADFEVFQVEGLELRMAALKERVRPKFESIGKVLAPDLSAWYGEEFFVHVAKHARRKTNPPNDSWVSFATNPRGYKMLPHFQIGLWATHAFVQFAIIYECVSKKQFAEKLAANWPDIKRQIPNQMLWYDDHIHPDPVPHTQMEDKIGQFTKRLLENKNGELLVGIDIPKQEAVRMSGEMFLDKAREALYQLAPLYRLSLAGRQEAMEARKR; encoded by the coding sequence ATGTTTACCGGGTGGAAAGAAGCGGATTTTGAAGTGTTTCAGGTGGAAGGACTGGAGCTGCGGATGGCGGCCTTGAAAGAGCGTGTCCGGCCCAAGTTTGAATCGATTGGAAAGGTTTTGGCGCCTGATTTGTCGGCGTGGTACGGGGAAGAATTTTTTGTCCATGTGGCCAAACATGCCAGACGGAAAACCAATCCACCAAACGATTCCTGGGTAAGCTTTGCAACCAATCCGCGCGGTTACAAAATGCTGCCCCATTTTCAGATTGGATTGTGGGCTACCCATGCGTTTGTACAGTTTGCGATCATTTACGAGTGTGTCAGCAAAAAACAGTTTGCTGAAAAACTGGCCGCGAACTGGCCTGATATCAAGCGGCAGATTCCCAATCAGATGTTATGGTACGATGACCATATTCATCCCGATCCGGTGCCGCATACCCAAATGGAAGACAAAATCGGGCAATTTACCAAGCGATTGCTGGAAAATAAAAACGGCGAACTGTTGGTGGGCATTGACATCCCGAAACAAGAGGCGGTTCGCATGTCAGGCGAAATGTTTCTGGACAAAGCTCGAGAAGCCTTGTATCAATTGGCGCCGCTGTACAGGTTGTCGTTGGCCGGCAGACAAGAAGCAATGGAGGCAAGGAAACGATGA
- the bioD gene encoding dethiobiotin synthase has translation MADGIFVTATDTEVGKTVAAGGIAGALRLSGIDAGVYKPLQSGHLANDPNGDAGRLKRLAGVDDPREEICPYSFSEPIAPLLAAERAGRTVTLQDVLDGYRRIREKHSFVVVEGAGGLAVPYIEGMMVADVAAAFGLPLLVVARPNLGTVNHTVLTVEYARKKGLRVLGVVISGYGKQPTGTAEEMNPKLIEQWGQVPVLGKLPWLGETYDTHDVRTAVATHLDLEAVASLART, from the coding sequence GTGGCGGACGGAATATTTGTAACGGCAACAGACACTGAGGTGGGGAAAACGGTTGCTGCGGGAGGGATTGCAGGCGCCTTGCGGCTTTCGGGCATTGATGCGGGTGTTTACAAACCGCTGCAGAGCGGCCATCTGGCAAACGACCCGAATGGCGATGCAGGCCGTTTGAAGAGGCTGGCAGGTGTCGATGACCCGCGGGAGGAAATTTGCCCGTACTCGTTTTCCGAACCGATTGCCCCGTTGTTGGCGGCTGAGCGGGCAGGCCGAACGGTTACGCTGCAGGATGTTCTTGACGGCTATCGCCGTATTCGTGAAAAACATTCTTTTGTCGTTGTCGAAGGGGCTGGCGGGCTGGCTGTTCCTTACATTGAGGGGATGATGGTGGCGGATGTGGCCGCTGCATTCGGGCTGCCGTTGCTGGTAGTGGCCCGCCCGAATCTGGGTACGGTCAACCATACCGTGTTAACGGTTGAATATGCGAGGAAAAAAGGACTTCGGGTGCTCGGCGTGGTGATTTCCGGATATGGAAAACAGCCGACCGGGACGGCGGAAGAGATGAATCCGAAATTGATCGAACAGTGGGGGCAGGTTCCTGTGCTGGGCAAATTACCTTGGCTGGGGGAAACATACGATACGCATGATGTGCGAACAGCGGTCGCCACACATCTGGATTTGGAAGCTGTCGCATCGCTGGCACGCACCTAA
- the lepB gene encoding signal peptidase I: MKSLKETISWIGTLATAVALSVLISAFVFQPTKVLGSSMEPTLQNNEYIFISKLPHTLKSEPDYGDIVIIDSRIDRTRTVKDDIVESPFFNLVTGHTDHDTWVKRVIGKPGDVLEFRDHKVYRNGTALNEPYLKETMNYSTNQKITVPADHIFVMGDNRNYSKDSRMIGSIPLDHVLGKMVIK, encoded by the coding sequence ATGAAATCGCTAAAAGAGACAATCAGCTGGATCGGAACCCTTGCAACGGCTGTGGCGTTATCCGTATTGATCAGCGCATTTGTATTCCAGCCTACTAAGGTTCTGGGAAGTTCCATGGAGCCTACCCTGCAAAATAACGAATATATCTTTATTTCCAAGCTCCCCCATACGTTGAAATCAGAACCCGATTACGGCGACATTGTAATTATTGACAGTCGGATAGACCGCACCCGCACCGTAAAAGATGATATAGTGGAGAGCCCGTTTTTCAACCTGGTAACCGGGCACACAGACCATGACACCTGGGTGAAAAGAGTGATTGGAAAGCCCGGCGACGTTCTGGAATTCAGGGATCATAAAGTGTATCGAAACGGAACGGCGCTGAACGAACCTTATCTGAAAGAAACGATGAACTATTCCACAAATCAAAAAATCACGGTTCCCGCCGACCATATTTTTGTCATGGGGGATAATCGCAATTACAGCAAGGACAGTCGTATGATCGGTTCTATACCGCTTGACCACGTTTTAGGAAAAATGGTGATCAAATAA
- a CDS encoding cupin domain-containing protein, which yields MSKAETVFQHAVFDDRSVSKVNNFTGHDLTTNTYYFKPGQSMGYQSTAGGDQVYVVLQGEGQFYLNNGQEETIDVESGSIMYIPKGVSFKIVNNQSSDLICTGVQHPAHQ from the coding sequence ATGTCCAAAGCAGAAACTGTTTTTCAACATGCGGTTTTTGACGACCGCTCTGTCTCCAAAGTGAACAACTTTACAGGTCACGACCTCACCACGAATACCTATTATTTTAAACCGGGCCAATCGATGGGGTACCAATCGACTGCAGGCGGCGACCAGGTTTATGTCGTATTGCAGGGAGAAGGACAATTTTATTTGAACAACGGGCAAGAAGAAACGATTGATGTAGAGTCCGGTTCGATCATGTACATCCCGAAAGGCGTGTCCTTCAAAATCGTCAACAATCAGTCAAGCGATCTGATCTGCACAGGTGTTCAGCACCCAGCGCATCAATAA
- a CDS encoding tetratricopeptide repeat protein codes for MNLHLLPKDWQSVREKEHPFDSCFTEMLDELGREDGSLLNTLVLFESMKQQVVELAEIRIHRLLERDGSTFVDEDKWHIYDISLLQLKLKFLASESTVETDGFLFLFLSMTYYRLGYLEEAKDSAILARKHYNGTEDDRGLVFIDYLLAVCCAEMEQWEEAQDWCLMALYGGADDTHTLFSCIWQLYGLTFQRQSKTEQAVAAYLMAYESWRKQGVDAKQVQTALSLSLVLSQQKDWMGAIHYLKKVFPVCCEPHMWQLKLEVLHMLKHLFAKTGQTGPLLACEQQIERLAYK; via the coding sequence ATGAACTTGCATTTGCTTCCTAAAGATTGGCAATCGGTGCGTGAAAAGGAACACCCGTTTGATTCTTGTTTCACGGAAATGCTGGATGAGTTGGGGCGTGAAGATGGGTCGCTGTTAAATACGCTTGTTCTTTTTGAATCGATGAAACAACAGGTGGTGGAACTGGCAGAAATTAGAATCCATCGGCTGTTGGAGCGGGATGGGAGTACTTTTGTCGATGAAGATAAGTGGCACATTTATGATATTTCATTACTGCAGCTGAAACTAAAATTTTTAGCATCTGAATCAACGGTTGAGACAGATGGCTTTTTGTTCCTGTTTCTGAGCATGACCTATTACCGGTTGGGATATCTGGAAGAAGCAAAGGACTCAGCGATTTTGGCAAGAAAACATTATAACGGCACCGAAGACGATAGAGGACTGGTTTTCATCGATTATCTTCTGGCGGTATGCTGTGCGGAAATGGAACAGTGGGAAGAAGCGCAGGATTGGTGTCTGATGGCCCTGTATGGAGGGGCAGACGATACACACACGCTTTTTTCTTGTATATGGCAGTTATATGGACTGACTTTTCAACGTCAGAGTAAAACGGAGCAGGCTGTGGCTGCCTACCTGATGGCTTATGAATCTTGGCGAAAACAGGGAGTTGACGCCAAGCAGGTACAGACGGCGTTGTCCCTTTCCCTGGTGTTGTCACAGCAAAAAGATTGGATGGGCGCCATTCATTATTTAAAGAAAGTTTTTCCTGTATGCTGTGAACCCCATATGTGGCAACTTAAACTTGAGGTTTTGCATATGTTGAAACATTTGTTTGCGAAAACGGGACAAACAGGGCCATTGCTGGCGTGTGAGCAACAGATCGAGCGTCTGGCATATAAATAG
- the bioA gene encoding adenosylmethionine--8-amino-7-oxononanoate transaminase: protein MEYSYETLAEKDKRYVWHPFTQMKEYGEEDPVIIVSGSGRKLRDVKGNEYWDGVSSIWLNVHGHRVAELDQAIEQQLKQIAHSTLLGMSNVPAILLAEQLVEISPPGLNKVFYSDNGATSVEIAVKMAFQYWQHRGKPAKTKFVTMQEAYHGDTIGAVSVGAIDLYHKAYSSLLFGAFKAPYPYRYRSPHGERCAEMCLAETEAILQKHAEQIAALIVEPVVQGASGIIVMPKGYMRSLRELCDRYNVLLIADEVAVGFGRTGKMFACEHDGVTPDLMTVAKGITGGYLPLAATLATDQIYDAFLGDYKQTFFHGHSYTGNQLACAVALANLRLFKEQDLVCQTAEKAKYVSKRLAALHQRLHVGDVRQAGLMIGIELVKDKASKQEFPSEERMGAQVCRRSRGLGMLLRPLGNVVVFMPPLSSTYEELEDMLRILEQAIADVTEG, encoded by the coding sequence ATGGAGTATTCGTATGAAACATTGGCCGAGAAGGACAAGCGGTATGTCTGGCATCCGTTTACACAGATGAAGGAGTACGGAGAAGAGGATCCGGTCATTATCGTGAGTGGCTCCGGCAGAAAGCTGCGCGATGTGAAAGGGAACGAATATTGGGATGGGGTTTCGTCCATCTGGTTGAATGTACATGGGCACCGGGTGGCTGAATTGGATCAGGCGATTGAACAGCAGTTGAAACAGATTGCCCATTCCACGCTGCTTGGAATGTCGAATGTGCCGGCTATTTTGCTGGCGGAACAGCTGGTCGAGATCAGCCCGCCAGGATTAAACAAAGTGTTTTATTCGGATAATGGCGCGACTTCCGTTGAAATTGCCGTCAAGATGGCGTTTCAATACTGGCAGCATAGAGGCAAGCCAGCGAAAACAAAATTTGTCACGATGCAGGAAGCGTACCACGGAGACACGATTGGGGCGGTGTCGGTCGGCGCGATAGATCTTTATCACAAAGCTTACTCATCGCTGCTGTTTGGCGCTTTTAAAGCGCCGTATCCTTACCGGTATCGGAGTCCGCACGGGGAACGCTGTGCGGAAATGTGTCTCGCCGAGACAGAGGCGATTTTGCAAAAACATGCGGAGCAAATTGCCGCACTGATCGTTGAGCCTGTCGTTCAGGGGGCAAGTGGAATCATTGTCATGCCAAAAGGGTATATGCGATCGCTGCGGGAGCTTTGTGACCGTTACAATGTGCTGTTGATTGCGGATGAAGTGGCGGTCGGTTTTGGCCGGACGGGAAAAATGTTTGCCTGCGAACATGATGGGGTTACACCTGATTTGATGACGGTCGCAAAAGGCATTACCGGCGGCTATCTGCCGTTAGCCGCTACGTTGGCTACCGATCAGATTTACGATGCGTTCCTGGGCGATTACAAGCAAACGTTTTTCCACGGTCATTCCTACACCGGAAACCAGTTGGCATGCGCCGTTGCATTGGCCAATCTCAGGCTTTTTAAAGAACAGGATTTGGTCTGCCAAACGGCCGAAAAAGCAAAGTATGTCAGCAAGCGGTTGGCAGCGCTCCATCAGCGCCTCCATGTGGGGGATGTCCGTCAGGCGGGACTTATGATCGGCATTGAACTGGTCAAAGACAAAGCCAGCAAACAGGAATTTCCGTCGGAAGAACGAATGGGTGCGCAGGTCTGCCGCCGCAGCAGAGGACTCGGCATGCTGCTTCGCCCGCTTGGCAATGTAGTGGTGTTTATGCCGCCGCTTTCCTCCACTTACGAGGAACTGGAAGACATGCTGCGAATTCTGGAGCAGGCGATTGCAGATGTAACGGAGGGCTGA
- a CDS encoding HD domain-containing protein, which translates to MRLNREQAWSLLNEYTKSQSLIKHALAVETSVKAYAEKFGEDAEKWAIVGLLHDFDYEQYPTPQEHPYKGCEILKQLGYPEDVIHAILSHAEYTGVKRESLLDKTLFACDELSGFVTAVALVRPSKSIFDVDVKAVKKKLKDKAFAKGVSRDDVYKGAEELGISLDEHIQFVIDALKDRADDLGLRGEPVASS; encoded by the coding sequence ATGAGATTGAATCGGGAACAGGCATGGTCGCTTTTAAATGAATACACCAAGAGTCAGAGCTTGATCAAACATGCGCTGGCGGTGGAAACGTCCGTCAAAGCGTATGCTGAAAAATTTGGTGAAGATGCGGAAAAATGGGCTATTGTCGGCTTGCTGCATGATTTCGATTATGAGCAATATCCAACTCCGCAAGAGCATCCCTACAAAGGATGCGAAATACTCAAGCAACTCGGATATCCGGAGGATGTGATTCATGCGATCCTTTCCCATGCGGAATACACGGGAGTGAAACGGGAATCTCTGTTGGACAAGACATTGTTTGCCTGCGACGAATTATCGGGATTTGTCACGGCGGTAGCTTTGGTTCGGCCGAGCAAAAGCATTTTTGACGTGGATGTCAAGGCGGTCAAGAAAAAACTGAAAGACAAAGCGTTTGCAAAAGGCGTGTCACGCGATGATGTATACAAAGGGGCGGAAGAATTGGGAATCAGTCTCGATGAGCATATTCAGTTTGTGATTGATGCATTAAAAGACAGAGCGGATGATTTGGGGCTGCGCGGTGAGCCGGTTGCTTCTTCCTGA
- the bioB gene encoding biotin synthase BioB, with translation MTQTVAAKTDWKALANRVLDGEPVTKEEALAIVQADDQEILEILQGAYVLRHHYYGKKVKLNMIINAKSGLCPEDCGYCSQSVVSEAPIDKYAWLTKESILDGAQEAIRRQAGTYCIVASGRRPTDKEIDHVIEAVKEIRATTDLKICCCLGFLNQEHAEKLAAAGVHRYNHNLNTSAENYANITSTHTYEDRVDTVQKVKESGISPCSGAIFGMKESDQEAVEVAFSLRELDADSIPVNFLNPIDGTPLQGVRELNPRKCLKLLAMMRFVNPSKEIRIAGGREVNLRHLQVMGLYAANSIFVGDYLTTAGQEPVADWQMIEDLGFEIEKCAL, from the coding sequence ATGACGCAAACGGTTGCAGCAAAAACGGATTGGAAAGCACTTGCGAACCGCGTATTAGATGGAGAGCCGGTAACCAAAGAAGAGGCGCTTGCGATTGTGCAGGCGGATGATCAGGAAATTCTTGAAATTCTGCAAGGGGCCTATGTGCTTCGGCATCACTACTACGGGAAAAAAGTGAAGCTGAATATGATCATTAACGCAAAAAGCGGTTTGTGCCCGGAAGATTGCGGCTACTGCTCGCAATCGGTCGTGTCGGAAGCGCCAATCGACAAATACGCGTGGCTTACAAAGGAAAGTATATTGGACGGCGCGCAGGAAGCGATTCGCCGGCAAGCGGGCACATACTGCATTGTCGCATCGGGCCGTCGTCCGACGGACAAAGAGATCGATCACGTGATTGAAGCGGTGAAAGAAATTCGGGCAACGACCGACTTGAAAATTTGCTGCTGCCTGGGATTTCTTAATCAAGAACATGCAGAGAAACTGGCTGCCGCCGGTGTTCATCGATACAATCACAATTTAAATACAAGCGCTGAAAATTACGCTAACATTACCTCGACACATACATACGAAGACCGTGTAGATACGGTCCAGAAGGTGAAAGAGTCGGGGATTTCTCCCTGTTCCGGCGCGATTTTTGGCATGAAAGAAAGCGACCAGGAGGCGGTTGAGGTGGCGTTTTCCCTGCGGGAACTGGATGCCGATTCGATCCCGGTCAATTTTCTGAATCCGATTGACGGAACCCCGCTTCAAGGAGTGCGTGAGTTGAATCCGCGCAAGTGTTTGAAACTGCTTGCCATGATGCGGTTCGTCAATCCTTCCAAGGAAATCCGGATTGCGGGAGGCCGGGAAGTGAATCTTCGTCATCTGCAGGTGATGGGACTTTATGCGGCCAATTCGATTTTTGTCGGCGATTATTTAACCACAGCCGGACAGGAGCCGGTGGCCGACTGGCAAATGATTGAGGATCTCGGTTTTGAAATTGAAAAGTGCGCATTGTAA